A genomic segment from Janibacter sp. DB-40 encodes:
- a CDS encoding holo-ACP synthase, producing MIVGVGIDVVDMVRLGARLERTPGLRERVFTERERDLPLRSLAARFAAKEATGKALCTPGDLPWQEAEVTKGEHGEPVLVVTGAVAARAELLGVTRLHISLSHDGGIATAIVIAESA from the coding sequence GTGATCGTCGGGGTGGGGATCGACGTCGTCGACATGGTGCGTCTCGGCGCCCGTCTCGAGCGGACGCCGGGCCTGCGCGAGCGGGTCTTCACCGAGCGGGAGCGCGACCTGCCGCTGCGCTCCCTCGCGGCACGGTTCGCCGCCAAGGAGGCCACCGGCAAGGCGCTGTGCACACCCGGCGACCTGCCGTGGCAGGAGGCGGAGGTGACGAAGGGGGAGCACGGCGAGCCGGTCCTCGTGGTCACCGGCGCGGTCGCGGCCCGCGCCGAGCTGCTCGGCGTCACCCGCCTGCACATCTCCCTCAGTCACGACGGCGGCATCGCCACCGCGATCGTCATCGCCGAGTCCGCCTGA
- the glmS gene encoding glutamine--fructose-6-phosphate transaminase (isomerizing) has product MCGIVGYVGPDAGARSLDVVMEGLSRLEYRGYDSAGVALVTGDTVFAEKRAGKLANLRAALESEAIPVSTTAIGHTRWATHGGPTDENAHPHRGGGDGKIAVVHNGIVENFHALKGELLEQGVAFTSETDTEVAAHMLAAAFTETGDLTEAMRRVVNRLEGAFTLLAVHADQPDVVVAARRNSPLVVGLGEGENFLGSDVAAFIGHTKQAVELEQDQIVTITPDAYSVINFDGTDGAGRPYEVTWDAAAAEKGGFDTFMEKEIHDQPKAVGDTLLGRTDAEGRLVLDEVRIDEEKLRAIDRITIVACGTAAYAGTVAKYAIEHWTRIPVEVALAHEFRYCDPIVDERTLVVSISQSGETADTAMAVRHARSLGALTVSVCNTHGATIPRESDAVLYTHAGPEIAVASTKAFLAQITACYVLGLYLAQLRGETFADDARSVMAELHTVPDKIAELLTTMDRVEEIARFMADTRAVLFLGRHVGFPIAMEGALKLKELAYIHAEGFAAGELKHGPIALIEPGQPVFIVVPGPDTPNDLHKKVVSNIQEIRARGARTIVIAQEGDEEVVPFADEVIRVPHTSPLLQPLLTVVPLQVFALHLSTAKGLDVDQPRNLAKSVTVE; this is encoded by the coding sequence ATGTGTGGAATCGTTGGATACGTCGGCCCCGACGCGGGCGCCCGCTCCCTGGACGTCGTGATGGAGGGGCTCTCCCGGCTCGAGTACCGCGGGTACGACTCTGCGGGCGTCGCCCTGGTCACGGGGGACACCGTGTTCGCGGAGAAGCGTGCGGGCAAGCTCGCCAACCTGCGGGCGGCACTGGAGTCCGAGGCGATCCCGGTGTCGACGACGGCCATCGGTCACACCCGCTGGGCCACCCACGGCGGGCCGACGGACGAGAACGCCCACCCGCACCGCGGCGGGGGCGACGGGAAGATCGCGGTCGTCCACAACGGCATCGTCGAGAACTTCCACGCACTCAAGGGTGAGCTGCTCGAGCAGGGCGTGGCCTTCACCTCCGAGACCGACACCGAGGTCGCCGCCCACATGCTGGCGGCCGCGTTCACCGAGACCGGTGACCTCACCGAGGCGATGCGCCGGGTGGTCAACCGACTCGAGGGCGCCTTCACCCTCCTGGCGGTGCACGCCGACCAGCCGGACGTCGTCGTGGCGGCCCGTCGTAACAGCCCGCTCGTCGTCGGCCTCGGCGAGGGGGAGAACTTCCTCGGCTCCGACGTGGCGGCCTTCATCGGCCACACCAAGCAGGCCGTCGAGCTCGAGCAGGACCAGATCGTCACGATCACCCCCGACGCCTACTCGGTGATCAACTTCGACGGCACCGACGGTGCGGGCCGCCCCTACGAGGTGACCTGGGACGCGGCTGCCGCGGAGAAGGGCGGCTTCGACACCTTCATGGAGAAGGAGATCCACGACCAGCCGAAGGCGGTCGGGGACACGCTGCTCGGTCGCACCGACGCCGAGGGCCGGCTCGTGCTCGACGAGGTGCGCATCGACGAGGAGAAGCTCCGGGCGATCGACCGCATCACGATCGTCGCCTGCGGGACCGCCGCCTACGCCGGCACGGTCGCCAAGTACGCCATCGAGCACTGGACCCGGATCCCGGTCGAGGTCGCCCTCGCCCACGAGTTCCGCTACTGCGACCCGATCGTCGACGAGCGCACCCTCGTGGTCTCGATCAGCCAGTCCGGCGAGACCGCCGACACCGCGATGGCGGTGCGCCACGCGCGCTCCCTCGGAGCGCTGACGGTCTCGGTCTGCAACACCCACGGGGCGACGATCCCGCGTGAGTCGGACGCCGTCCTCTACACGCACGCCGGTCCGGAGATCGCGGTCGCCTCGACCAAGGCCTTCCTCGCGCAGATCACCGCCTGCTACGTGCTGGGCCTCTACCTCGCGCAGCTGCGCGGCGAGACCTTCGCCGACGACGCCAGGTCCGTCATGGCGGAGCTGCACACGGTCCCGGACAAGATCGCCGAGCTGCTGACGACGATGGACCGGGTCGAGGAGATCGCCCGCTTCATGGCCGACACCCGCGCGGTGCTCTTCCTGGGGCGTCACGTCGGCTTCCCGATCGCGATGGAGGGGGCCCTGAAGCTCAAGGAGCTCGCCTACATCCACGCCGAGGGGTTCGCGGCCGGTGAGCTCAAGCACGGCCCCATCGCGCTCATCGAGCCCGGTCAGCCGGTCTTCATCGTCGTGCCGGGCCCCGACACGCCGAACGACCTGCACAAGAAGGTCGTCTCCAACATCCAGGAGATCCGCGCCCGCGGCGCCCGCACCATCGTCATCGCCCAGGAGGGCGACGAGGAGGTCGTCCCGTTCGCCGACGAGGTGATCCGGGTGCCGCACACCTCGCCGCTGCTCCAGCCGCTCCTGACCGTCGTGCCGCTGCAGGTCTTCGCCCTGCACCTGTCCACGGCCAAGGGGCTCGACGTCGACCAGCCGCGCAACCTCGCCAAGTCCGTCACCGTCGAGTGA
- the coaA gene encoding type I pantothenate kinase yields the protein MPSASSAATVTVPSPFVELDRDAWARLRENHPLNLDEGDLARLRGLSDPIDLEEVQEVYLPLSRLLTFYVSATTRLHRTTSTFLGERPPKAPFVIGVAGSVAVGKSTTARILRELMLRWPDTPQVDLVTTDGFLLPNAELERRGLLQRKGFPESYDRRALLRFMSAVKAGQPEVFAPVYSHLTYDIVPEGQIVVRQPDVLIVEGLNVLQPPGARQDGRTGLAVSDFFDFSVYVDAKVDDIRRWYVERFLRLRQTSFADPQSYFHRYAQLTDEQAEARALHIFETINQPNLVDNVLPTRGRASLVLTKGADHQVRRIRLRKL from the coding sequence GTGCCCTCCGCGTCCTCCGCCGCCACGGTGACCGTGCCGTCCCCCTTCGTCGAGCTCGACCGCGATGCCTGGGCCCGACTGCGGGAGAACCACCCACTCAACCTCGACGAGGGGGATCTGGCCCGGCTGAGGGGTCTGAGCGACCCCATCGACCTCGAGGAGGTCCAGGAGGTCTACCTCCCGCTCTCCCGGCTGCTGACGTTCTACGTCTCGGCCACGACGCGGCTGCACCGGACCACGTCCACCTTCCTCGGTGAGCGACCGCCGAAGGCTCCCTTCGTCATCGGCGTCGCCGGGTCGGTCGCGGTCGGCAAGTCCACGACCGCCCGCATCCTGCGCGAGCTGATGCTGCGCTGGCCGGACACGCCCCAGGTCGACCTGGTGACCACCGATGGTTTCCTGCTGCCGAACGCCGAGCTGGAGCGCCGTGGCCTGCTGCAGCGCAAGGGATTCCCCGAGTCCTACGACCGTCGGGCGCTGCTGCGCTTCATGTCGGCTGTGAAGGCCGGCCAGCCCGAGGTCTTCGCGCCGGTCTACTCGCACCTGACCTACGACATCGTCCCGGAGGGGCAGATCGTCGTGCGGCAGCCGGACGTGCTCATCGTCGAGGGACTCAACGTCCTCCAGCCTCCCGGCGCCCGTCAGGACGGACGCACGGGGCTCGCCGTCAGCGACTTCTTCGACTTCTCCGTCTACGTCGATGCCAAGGTCGACGACATCCGACGGTGGTACGTCGAGCGCTTCCTGCGGCTGCGGCAGACCTCCTTCGCCGACCCGCAGTCCTACTTCCACCGGTACGCGCAGCTGACCGACGAGCAGGCCGAGGCCCGCGCGCTGCACATCTTCGAGACGATCAACCAGCCCAACCTGGTCGACAACGTCCTGCCGACGCGGGGTCGGGCGAGCCTGGTGCTGACGAAGGGGGCGGACCACCAGGTCCGCCGGATCCGGCTGCGCAAGCTCTGA